A window of Desulfobulbus oralis genomic DNA:
GGACCGAGAAGAAGCAGTGCTATTTCGTTTCTGGTTACTGCATATACAGGAACAAGAACAGTTGCCACGGTAAAAAATATAGTAAACGCTTTTTTTCTACCTATTGAGTCGGCAATGAATCCAAAAAGGACATATCCAAACCATCCTCCTGCCTGCATCACGATAACCCATGTTGCACTTTTGAATATATCCAATCCCGCGCCTCCTTTTTCTGGCGGTAAGGATAAATACCCAGGAATCCAGCTGAATAACCCCCAGTAGGTAAAAAGGTGCATCAGGCTGAGACCAAAGGCCAACAGTGTGAATTTTTTATATTCCGGAGAAAATAATTCGAGGATATTATTCATAATATTACGATTTACACGTCCTCTCTTTTCACGGTCAGTTGTCCAGATGTTAGATTCCTCAACATGACCCCGAATCCAGAGGGTAAAAAGAGCAGGTAGAATTCCTGCAAAAAAGACGGCTCGCCATCCGTATTTGGGCAATATGATTGCCGTAATCAGTGCGGCAATTGCATATCCAAGAGCCCAGCAGCTTTGCATCAGGCCCATTGCCTTTCCTCGATGTTTGGCTGGCCAAGATTCCGTAACCAGCGCGGCACCGGCAGTCCATTCGCCTCCCATGCCCAGGCCGAGAATGAATCGAAATACTATAAGTTGAGTCAAAGTTTGGGAGAATCCACACGCAGCGGTAAACAGAGAATACGTAACTATGCTCAAGGTGAGGGAAAATTTTCTTCCCCATTTGTCCGCTATGAGCCCAAAAAGCATTCCCCCAATCCCAGATGCTACAAGTGTTATTGTCGTGAGCAGCCCTCCTTGCGTTGTTCCAAGTTGCAGTTCAGACATGATATGGACGACGACCATAGCATATAGCATGACGTCCATTGAATCCAATGCCCAACCCAGTCCACCTGCAATAACAGTTTTCCATTGATTGCGATTTATTTCTTCATACCATTTTTTGTCTTTCTGTGGATAATTTTTATTTTTCGACATACCTGCCTCCTGCATTATTTGTATTAATCCAATATATAATGCCATCCTCTGAGATATGATAAATTTTACCTCTTTGCATAAGGCTGAAAAGATTTGCCTGGATAGAATTTTCAGGTATGGGAAAAAAGGAATCAGGAGGATTTTTTTTAAATATGATGTTTCTAATTTCTCTTATATTCTTTTTTTTATATGTGCATTCAAGTATATCATTTTCCATTTTTTTGTACTTGTGAAGAAGATTTTTGATCCAATCTTTAGGAGAGGAAATTCCAAAGTAATGCCCAGGTCCGCAATATTTTATATCCATTTTCTGTATTCGAGACAAACTTTGCAGACAGTTATCCATATTTCCTATAGGATAAGGGCGACAAGGGTTTATCCAAAAAGTCAAATCTCCAGTATAAATACTATTAGTTTCTCCTATATAGACGCTTATGCTTCCTGGAGAATGCCCTGGGGTATGTAATAGGCGTATTTTTACTCCTGATAAATCTATTTCTATTTCTTCATCTATGTATATATCTACATTTGCTGATTCATAAAAATAATTATTTACATATTTTTTCATATTGATTATGTCGCCCTTTCCCAAACCTATTTCTCTCCATGATTCATATATTGAATATCCATATACTTTTTTAATTTTTTCATTATCATATATATTCAGCGGATTTTCTATTAATAGTTTATCCATTTTATGAGCATATATAGTTCCGCCAAACTCTCTCTTTAGTATGTCGGCATTTCCTATATGATCGTAATGGTCGTGTGTTAATATGATATATTTTAACTGATAATTGTTCTTTTCTATTATATTTTTCAATATTCTATATCTTGATTCAAACCTCCCTGTATCTATTATGCATATATTTTTATCCTTCTCTATTATGTATATGGAGGAAATGGTATTTTCTCCTTTGTTTTCTTCGGCTGTCTGGGCGTGCGGTCCATAAATCATGATGCCGTCTGGTGTTTTATGTATGCTCTGCATTCTTCCTGACGCGCTATCTTTTTGCATTTTCATTCTCCAACTTGGTGACGACAACCGCACCAACAGCGTCGCCCATGACGTTCAAAGTGGTTCTGGCCATATCCAAAATTCTGTCTACACCGGCGACAAGAGCGATTCCTTCCATGGGAAGATGCACCTGGGCAAAAACCATGGATATGACAACCAGGGCCGCTGCAGGCACGCCTACGGAGCCGATGGAGGCGAGCAAGGCGATAAGCAGAACGGTCAATTGCGCGGAGAAGCTAAGGTCAATGCCATATATCTGAGCGACAAAAACTGTTGCCAGACCAAGGTAAATGGCTGCTCCGTCCATATTTACGGTCGTCCCAAGAGGAATGGTGAAGCTTGATATTTCCCGAG
This region includes:
- a CDS encoding MFS transporter, producing MSKNKNYPQKDKKWYEEINRNQWKTVIAGGLGWALDSMDVMLYAMVVVHIMSELQLGTTQGGLLTTITLVASGIGGMLFGLIADKWGRKFSLTLSIVTYSLFTAACGFSQTLTQLIVFRFILGLGMGGEWTAGAALVTESWPAKHRGKAMGLMQSCWALGYAIAALITAIILPKYGWRAVFFAGILPALFTLWIRGHVEESNIWTTDREKRGRVNRNIMNNILELFSPEYKKFTLLAFGLSLMHLFTYWGLFSWIPGYLSLPPEKGGAGLDIFKSATWVIVMQAGGWFGYVLFGFIADSIGRKKAFTIFFTVATVLVPVYAVTRNEIALLLLGPFLVFFGAGFASGFGPLIAELFPTHMRATAQGIIYNSARAVSAFAPLVIGSLAEVYGLGPAFLLIGACFFLGLILLLFLPETTGKELESV
- a CDS encoding MBL fold metallo-hydrolase, yielding MQKDSASGRMQSIHKTPDGIMIYGPHAQTAEENKGENTISSIYIIEKDKNICIIDTGRFESRYRILKNIIEKNNYQLKYIILTHDHYDHIGNADILKREFGGTIYAHKMDKLLIENPLNIYDNEKIKKVYGYSIYESWREIGLGKGDIINMKKYVNNYFYESANVDIYIDEEIEIDLSGVKIRLLHTPGHSPGSISVYIGETNSIYTGDLTFWINPCRPYPIGNMDNCLQSLSRIQKMDIKYCGPGHYFGISSPKDWIKNLLHKYKKMENDILECTYKKKNIREIRNIIFKKNPPDSFFPIPENSIQANLFSLMQRGKIYHISEDGIIYWINTNNAGGRYVEK